TGTAAGAAGAAAAAGGGCCTAGAGGATCCATGAAGAACTGTTGTCAAAGGTCAGGAATTCTCCAAGGGGTTGGAGGGAACTATTGAGCCAAGAATGCTCGATTAATTACACAACTCTTCGAGTAAGGCTGGCGGCAACAAGCGGGTAAGAATGGGTAGAGTTGGTGATCAATGTTAGAGCTCTCTTGGAACATTAGGGTTGGGCTGCAAGCTGAAGAGGACCCAAGTGAGAAAGATTTGTAAGAAGCCAAATGCAAATATTGTTTCGCTACAAGAAATGAAGCTTTAGAACATTGGTAGAGGTATGCTAAATTCTATTTGGGGTAGGTCAAATTCTAATTGGGTTTCTCTAGACATTGTTAGTTCACAGTTCTAGTGTCTTCTCAATAAGATCGTTTAATAATTTGATCTCTAAGCTGACCTCCACGCCTTCCTTTCTGTTTCACCATTGGTCTCATAGTGCCCTTTTGAGGATTGTGGCCTTCGCTTGGCTTGTTGGGAGGAAGAGAGTCCAAACTATTGATAACCTTCAGAGGAGATCCCTTGTTCTCCTCAACATTTTTTTGATGTGCATAGAAGACACGGAGTCGGTCGATCACATCTTCATGCATTATTCCTTCACGTGCAAAGGGCAGGATTAGttcttgatttttcaaatatctaggGTGACGCCAAAATATGTTGATCATCTCTTATGGGCTTTGCACGGAGCTACCGTGGGGAAATCTCGAAAAGCTATATGGGGGTTTCTCATTTTGGAAATCTTCTAGTTTATCTAGAAGGCCACAACAGCCAATGCTTCCAAAACAAGAGCCCCTCTGTTGAAGAGATTGTTTTTTAGTGAAATATGTTTGTTTTGGAATGGGCCCCTTTTGTAAAAGCGGCGAAGTCTACTAATCTTGATTCTTGGTTTTTATCGTAGTTGCCgggttgtattcttttccacCTTTGGACAGTTTCTTAATAAATTTAAAGTTACCTCTCAAAAATAAtactaatgatgatgatgatgataataatgataataataataaaatagctaGATTTATCGAGGGGTGCTtcagaatctaaaggattttaaattagttggactaaaaccGAGTATattgagtgcaattttagtagGAATAGGAGTAGGAATGAGGAATTAATTAAAGATTGCTGACCaggaagtttcccaaaatgaccattttcaatatcttgggtcgaTAGTTCATGAGTGGGAGATTGAGAAGGACGTTGCTCATAGAATTCAAGAGGGGTGGCAAAAATGGAGATGTGCCCCTGGAGTTTTACATGATCATCATGTataactcaaactgaaagggaaatctTATAGGATGGgtataagaccagccatgttttatgggatagaatgttggcccgttaaggaacaacatgttcatagcaTGAGTGCAGctgaaataaggatgttgagaCGGACGAGTAGCAAGACAACGAATGCATTCAAAGGAATTTAAGTGTAGCACCAATAggcaataagatgagggaaagtagacttagattgcttgatcatgtgcaatggagaccaggAACTGCAACTGTCacaggagtgagttggtacaagttgaaggctctaaaagggtaagggaaaggcccaaaaggatgtgagtggaggtagtaagaaaggctcgatgacctatggtctaactgaagttatagcCTAGATAGAGTGGCATGGCAAAAAAGGATTTATGTAgatgaccccaattagttgggatatggcATAGGTGATGATGGTTCTATTATTAATACTACCGCAAAGAAGCTTAACATCAACTGACATCAATTTGCTTTCTTACCTCATTTTGGTGCCTCAaaaacaagcaatcacaagatgTTTAAATGATGACAAAAGAACAATCCATCATTGAGTGAATACTATAATCAAATTTCTAGTTTAATGTTTTCTAGGAATTCTTGAATAATGAGACAGATCttaaaaggaaacaaaataatgaATCTGTAGTAAGGGCAACAGGTAACAAGTATCAAAAGAGAAAAACTGCTAACTAGAAGATGAAAAAACTAACCATTGGTAGAAATACTATCATCTATTCGCTTATTCGAGACGTCATGTGGATCAATGCGCATGACTCTTTTCATTTTTCTCGGTACATTCTCTGTTGAGACAGAGTCATTGTCTGAACCTTTCTTGCGATTTGTTTTTTTCTTGCTAGAGATATCAAGGGATCCAGTGTGATTCCTACTGTGCCTCTCTTCTGCATGTTTATTGGAATTCCTATCTTTAACAGAATCATCTTCATGCAACTTCCTTCCCTTGATAGAAAAGGGTTTTCTGTTGGATAGCTCTACCTCACTATCACGAATTGCATTCTTTCTACCATTACAAATGGTCCTACTTTTCTCTGTATCAGAGTAAGCTTCCTTGGACTTTCTTTCCTTTGTAGAATAGGGTTTTCTGCCAGATCTAGCTGCCTCACAAGGTTTGGCTTCCCTACTTCTTTTCTCTTTGATGGAATCACCTTTATATGAATATCTGCCCTCCATGGAAGAAGATCTTCTATTGGATACCTCAACATCATAATATTCTCTTTTCTCCCTAATATTTCGGTTAGCCAAAGACCTCTTTCTTTTCTCATAAGAATTTTCCAACTCAAACCGTCTCTTTCCACCAACATCCCTCTTGGACCCTTCCTGATCAAATTGAAAACCTTTATCTTTCACACTCCTCTTTTGACCATTCTCTCTCTTGTACATCTCCTGACCAGGACAAACACCATCCATCTTATACTTACCAATTTGCTCTTTCTCACTTCCTCTGCTCTCCCGCTTCCTTCTATCTACGgatttaacatcattcttagcaCCTTTTGCCCCAGCAACTGCAAGTTTCAGCTTTTTCTTGAGCTTATACTTCAAACCTTCTACAGTGGACATTCTCTAGAATCCTTTTGGCAACAACCAACAACAAAAATCTGCACAACCTACGGACTCACACAGAATAAAAGCCAATGAAATCACGTTCCAACCTCAAGCCTGAAAAAGTCACAGGGAGAAAGCTTTATCTAACAGTGAACCTGTGAAATCCCCATCTGAAACAAATGAAACAGCAGCATTACACATCATCATTATCACTTGACAGAACTACAGACGAAaaaacaattcactatgaagatTAGAGTTAGAGAAATGGATTGAGACACAAATGGTGTCTAACACCTCATAGACAAAGCAAAACACAGTATTCCATCTGAGCACCAAATTAATTGGTCCCTTGGATTTCCTCCAGTAAAAATGATGAGCACATACCCGCGTATTGCATAGGTCAATAACTAAGATCAGATCCATCATTACTGCCAATGGGAACCATAGAGACCAAATAATGAAATAATTTACCTATGCTCAGAAAAATGGTGTGAATAGTTGAAAAAGGAACACAGTGTCCAACAATGCAGGTGAGGCCTACCTTTCTGAGATCTGGATAGCTCACCTGGTAGGCCTCATCATAAATGGGTTGCGTTCAAAAATCTTATCCTCACCACCGGTGGATTTTTTCCCAATTGGATGTGGGTCATTGGCCAACCTGTACATTATTACAGGCCACCCAATCAGTGGTTAAGAAACTCAAGTTGATACCATGGCCCATCCATAATGCGATCCAGCATATGGATGGTACAGAACCAGAAGATCGAATCAACCTGTATGGTTTCTAGGCCGAGCAAAATACCATACTTTCTTCAGATGAGCATCAAATTCACCACCCTACTTAAAATTCAGCATTTAAAAACATGGGATTACAAACAAGATGGAACAGATTCtatgatttctttccctttttgttcttttttctttttggtttttactTTTTCTGAAAGGGAAAACTACAACCTTGATGCACATAAAACTGGAACCTTCATAAACATATGGATGTCAAATGCATTcactatttttagaaaataaagaaattttttaataagctaaaattagatcaaaggaatCCAGTTCCCAATACAAATAGCCTAACAGCTAACACCCACTTTAGCCAACAGAGTGGCTATACAATTAGCTTCACAATCAACCAGGGTAAACGAAATGTTAGGCATGCCCATGATTCCAATTTTGACTTCACTAGAAAACTTCGAACTGAAAATGCTGAGGGCCTCTCTTAGAAAGAATGCCATGGCCATTTCCATGGGGATCAGTGCCCAAAATGCGAAGTGAAGCCATCCCTAAGATGCTAGAATTCCTATAAgaaaccctaagggcctgtttggacagtggtattaagttgcattaaatgggattgcattactaatcccactttgaaattgagaatgatatgtttggaaggagtgctagatgagattaaaattaactttgtaggctttagaaaatgagcctagtgttggaaagtgtgagatgggattactaatcccatggacgatggattttttcttcatccaggttcaattcaaatgcaatttgaaagtaaattctgGAATTTATCTTTTAATGCATACATTCCAAATATAGTATTAGAAAATATAAGATACACCCAatctagggacaataccttacatatacatttattgtaacttttacaattccatccaccttaatcccgcCTAATGcagctggccaaacaggccctaagacaaTTCAACTTCCAAACCCTGGACTGAGGAGGGAACCAAAGATCCTCCTGTCTAACCCAAGTCGGCATGCCCAAAGTACGAACACCCAATCCCAGCATAAGTTCGGATAAGAGAGACAACACAATAGCATggttttgagggcccacttagTGATCTGGCCTTTAAGTTTTTCAAACATTAATTTCAAAAGGTGTGAACTCGTTGAAAATACGGTCATTCCTTTCCTTCCAAAATCTCCCAAGTCCCAACACAATGGAAGAAGGCACCAAAGAGTCCTTCCTCTTTTCTTGAATGGTCCCTTTACCTAGCTATTAAAGACCTCACCAATATGTAATAACCAAGATTCT
This region of Magnolia sinica isolate HGM2019 chromosome 1, MsV1, whole genome shotgun sequence genomic DNA includes:
- the LOC131251265 gene encoding uncharacterized protein LOC131251265 isoform X3; this translates as MSTVEGLKYKLKKKLKLAVAGAKGAKNDVKSVDRRKRESRGSEKEQIGKYKMDGVCPGQEMYKRENGQKRSVKDKGFQFDQEGSKRDVGGKRRFELENSYEKRKRSLANRNIREKREYYDVEVSNRRSSSMEGRYSYKGDSIKEKRSREAKPCEAARSGRKPYSTKERKSKEAYSDTEKSRTICNGRKNAIRDSEVELSNRKPFSIKGRKLHEDDSVKDRNSNKHAEERHSRNHTGSLDISSKKKTNRKKGSDNDSVSTENVPRKMKRVMRIDPHDVSNKRIDDSISTNEKIVEEKVELSKNAQFRAIQPSPAILSFVEDNLLGRRRLIELRRAGYNIELSAPLDNIPFSTSPERERIEENVFRNKLTFFAAAKVSSSFPPADLPEIAFAGRSNVGKSSLLNALTRQWGVVRTSDKPGLTQTINFFKLMPKLCLVDLPGYGFAYAKEEVKDAWEELVSMH
- the LOC131251265 gene encoding uncharacterized protein LOC131251265 isoform X1; translation: MSTVEGLKYKLKKKLKLAVAGAKGAKNDVKSVDRRKRESRGSEKEQIGKYKMDGVCPGQEMYKRENGQKRSVKDKGFQFDQEGSKRDVGGKRRFELENSYEKRKRSLANRNIREKREYYDVEVSNRRSSSMEGRYSYKGDSIKEKRSREAKPCEAARSGRKPYSTKERKSKEAYSDTEKSRTICNGRKNAIRDSEVELSNRKPFSIKGRKLHEDDSVKDRNSNKHAEERHSRNHTGSLDISSKKKTNRKKGSDNDSVSTENVPRKMKRVMRIDPHDVSNKRIDDSISTNEKIVEEKVELSKNAQFRAIQPSPAILSFVEDNLLGRRRLIELRRAGYNIELSAPLDNIPFSTSPERERIEENVFRNKLTFFAAAKVSSSFPPADLPEIAFAGRSNVGKSSLLNALTRQWGVVRTSDKPGLTQTINFFKLMPKLCLVDLPGYGFAYAKEEVKDAWEELVKEYVSTRSGLKRVCLLIDTKWGMKPRDQELIDLMERSQTKYQIVLTKTDVVFPIDVARRAMQIQESLSTNKSVVNPLMMISSKSGAGIHSLRAVLSKIARFAKP
- the LOC131251265 gene encoding uncharacterized protein LOC131251265 isoform X2 produces the protein MSTVEGLKYKLKKKLKLAVAGAKGAKNDVKSVDRRKRESRGSEKEQIGKYKMDGVCPGQEMYKRENGQKRSVKDKGFQFDQEGSKRDVGGKRRFELENSYEKRKRSLANRNIREKREYYDVEVSNRRSSSMEGRYSYKGDSIKEKRSREAKPCEAARSGRKPYSTKERKSKEAYSDTEKSRTICNGRKNAIRDSEVELSNRKPFSIKGRKLHEDDSVKDRNSNKHAEERHSRNHTGSLDISSKKKTNRKKGSDNDSVSTENVPRKMKRVMRIDPHDVSNKRIDDSISTNEKIVEEKVELSKNAQFRAIQPSPAILSFVEDNLLGRRRLIELRRAGYNIELSAPLDNIPFSTSPERERIEENVFRNKLTFFAAAKVSSSFPPADLPEIAFAGRSNVGKSSLLNALTRQWGVVRTSDKPGLTQTINFFKLMPKLCLVDLPGYGFAYAKEEVKDAWEELVKEYVSTRSGLKRVCLLIDTKWGMKPRDQELIDLMERSQTKYQIVLTKTDVVFPIDVARRAMQIQESLSTNKSVVNPLGFVIRPLKVTRFGCHF